Proteins encoded within one genomic window of Pseudomonas cannabina:
- a CDS encoding NAD(P)/FAD-dependent oxidoreductase — translation MVQFAEGCLWEQLTPQRPLSPVLTGERNADVCIIGAGFTGLSAALQLLEGGKSVCVVEAHQVGHGGSGRNVGLVNAGTWVAPDALEKVLGSVEASRLNTALGAAPALVFATIDKYRIDCQDTRTGNLHMAHNSKGLADLQSRAEQWQRRGANVELLTGKPCEDACGTDKVSGALLDHRTGTVNPMAYVSGMALNVVARGGQLFGESPVNGLQRSADGWKVSTATGSVRAEKVIIASNAYTEGEWTDVKDHIFAGYYYQVASQPLSGAAQADILRGGQGSWDTRTVLSNIRRDAHGRLLLGSLDNAGNYPLWFIRQWADRVQQHYFPQLGRVEWQSTWTGRIGFTPDHLLRLFEPAPGLLAATGFNGRGVTTGTLVGKCFADYLLTDDAAALPVSFSSSKKVSGRSLRTLAYDAGFTLYHAGQCLRVVL, via the coding sequence ATGGTGCAGTTTGCTGAAGGCTGTCTGTGGGAACAATTGACTCCGCAACGTCCGCTGAGCCCGGTGCTGACCGGTGAGCGAAACGCCGATGTGTGCATCATCGGCGCCGGCTTCACCGGCCTGTCGGCTGCGTTGCAGCTACTTGAAGGCGGCAAATCGGTGTGCGTGGTCGAGGCGCATCAGGTCGGCCACGGCGGCTCCGGGCGCAACGTCGGTCTGGTCAACGCCGGCACTTGGGTCGCGCCCGATGCACTGGAAAAAGTGCTGGGCAGCGTCGAGGCCAGCCGCCTCAACACGGCGTTGGGCGCGGCACCGGCGCTGGTGTTTGCGACCATCGACAAGTACCGCATCGATTGCCAGGACACCCGCACCGGCAACCTGCACATGGCCCACAACAGCAAAGGCCTGGCGGATTTGCAAAGCCGTGCCGAGCAGTGGCAGCGGCGCGGTGCCAACGTCGAATTGCTGACCGGCAAACCCTGCGAAGACGCCTGCGGCACCGACAAGGTCAGCGGCGCGCTGCTCGACCATCGCACCGGTACGGTGAACCCGATGGCGTACGTGTCGGGCATGGCGCTCAACGTCGTGGCGCGGGGTGGTCAGCTGTTTGGCGAGTCTCCCGTCAACGGGCTGCAACGCTCCGCCGATGGCTGGAAAGTGTCTACCGCGACCGGTAGTGTGCGGGCCGAGAAGGTGATTATTGCTTCCAATGCCTATACCGAAGGCGAGTGGACCGACGTCAAGGATCACATCTTCGCCGGCTATTACTATCAGGTCGCTTCGCAGCCCCTCAGCGGTGCGGCGCAGGCAGACATTCTGCGCGGCGGGCAGGGCTCATGGGATACGCGCACGGTGCTCAGCAACATTCGTCGAGATGCCCATGGGCGGCTGCTGTTGGGCAGCCTCGACAATGCCGGTAATTATCCGCTGTGGTTCATTCGCCAGTGGGCAGATCGCGTCCAGCAGCATTATTTTCCGCAACTGGGCCGGGTCGAGTGGCAAAGCACCTGGACCGGCCGCATCGGCTTCACCCCGGACCATTTGCTGCGCCTGTTCGAACCCGCACCGGGCTTGCTGGCCGCGACCGGTTTCAACGGCCGAGGCGTGACCACCGGAACGCTGGTGGGCAAATGCTTTGCCGATTACCTGCTGACTGATGATGCGGCGGCACTGCCGGTGAGTTTTTCCAGCAGCAAGAAGGTTTCGGGCCGCTCCCTGCGCACCCTGGCCTACGACGCCGGTTTCACGCTGTACCACGCCGGACAATGCCTGCGCGTGGTGCTTTGA
- a CDS encoding aldehyde dehydrogenase family protein, with protein sequence MVAELLARLGVANSAHTQGNYPVYTPIDGSQIASVTLETKAQVVARIDSAHSAFLQWRTVPAPRRGELVRIFGEVLREHKADLGELVSVEAGKITQEGLGEVQEMIDICDFAVGLSRQLYGLTIASERPGHHMRETWHPLGVVGVISAFNFPVAVWAWNTTLALVCGNPVIWKPSEKTPLTALACQALFDKALKIFGDAPAALAQLVIGDRDAGEALVDDPRVPLISATGSTRMGREVGPRVAARFGRSILELGGNNAMILAPSADLDLAVRGILFSAVGTAGQRCTTLRRLIVHRSIKDEVVSRVKAAYAKVRVGDPREGNLIGPLIDQQAFSAMQNALTKARDEGGQVFGGERQLQDKYPNGYYVTPAIAEMPGQSEVVRHETFAPILYVLAYDDFEEALRLNNEVPQGLSSCIFTTDLREAEAFQSAAGSDCGIANVNIGTSGAEIGGAFGGEKETGGGRESGSDSWRAYMRRQTNTVNYSRELPLAQGIVFD encoded by the coding sequence ATGGTTGCCGAGTTATTAGCACGTCTGGGCGTGGCGAACAGTGCCCACACACAAGGGAACTATCCGGTCTACACCCCGATCGATGGCAGCCAGATTGCCTCGGTCACGCTGGAAACCAAGGCGCAGGTCGTCGCACGCATCGACAGCGCCCACAGCGCATTCCTGCAGTGGCGCACCGTACCGGCCCCGCGCCGTGGCGAACTGGTGCGGATCTTTGGTGAAGTGTTGCGCGAGCACAAGGCTGACCTTGGCGAACTGGTGTCGGTCGAGGCGGGCAAGATCACTCAGGAAGGTCTGGGTGAAGTGCAGGAAATGATCGACATCTGCGACTTCGCCGTTGGCCTGTCGCGTCAGCTGTATGGCTTGACCATCGCCTCCGAGCGTCCTGGCCACCACATGCGCGAAACCTGGCACCCGCTGGGCGTGGTCGGGGTGATCAGCGCCTTCAACTTCCCGGTCGCGGTCTGGGCCTGGAACACCACGCTGGCGCTGGTTTGCGGCAACCCGGTGATCTGGAAGCCTTCGGAAAAGACCCCGCTGACCGCGCTGGCCTGTCAGGCGCTGTTCGACAAGGCGCTGAAAATTTTCGGCGATGCACCCGCCGCGCTGGCGCAGCTGGTGATCGGCGATCGTGACGCCGGTGAAGCACTGGTCGACGACCCGCGTGTACCGCTGATCAGCGCCACCGGTAGCACCCGCATGGGCCGCGAAGTCGGACCGCGTGTGGCTGCACGTTTCGGCCGCAGCATTCTGGAACTGGGTGGCAACAACGCCATGATTCTGGCTCCGAGCGCCGACCTGGACCTGGCCGTGCGCGGCATTCTGTTCAGTGCCGTGGGCACTGCCGGTCAACGCTGCACCACGCTGCGTCGTCTGATCGTGCATCGTTCGATCAAGGACGAAGTGGTCTCCCGCGTCAAAGCGGCCTATGCCAAAGTGCGTGTCGGTGACCCGCGCGAAGGCAATCTGATCGGCCCGCTGATTGACCAGCAGGCGTTCTCGGCCATGCAGAACGCGCTGACCAAGGCCCGCGACGAGGGCGGTCAGGTGTTCGGTGGCGAGCGTCAGTTGCAAGACAAATACCCGAACGGCTATTACGTCACGCCGGCCATCGCTGAAATGCCGGGCCAAAGCGAGGTTGTCCGTCATGAAACCTTCGCGCCGATTCTTTACGTGCTGGCTTACGACGACTTTGAAGAAGCTCTGCGCCTGAACAACGAAGTGCCACAAGGCCTGTCGTCGTGCATTTTCACCACTGACCTGCGCGAAGCCGAGGCTTTCCAGAGTGCAGCGGGCAGCGACTGCGGCATCGCCAACGTCAATATCGGCACCAGCGGCGCAGAAATCGGCGGCGCGTTCGGTGGCGAGAAGGAAACCGGCGGCGGTCGCGAGTCCGGTTCCGATTCATGGCGCGCCTACATGCGTCGGCAAACCAACACGGTCAACTATTCCCGCGAGCTGCCACTGGCGCAGGGCATCGTTTTCGACTGA